A window of Phragmites australis chromosome 15, lpPhrAust1.1, whole genome shotgun sequence genomic DNA:
AGTGAGCAGATAGCTACTGATTAAGTTGCCTCAATTTGTGGGTGAAGGTCATGTAATTTTGCTGTAACCATTAAATAAATTTTAGCATCTTGCACATTTTAGCATCCAGCAGAGAGAGCTTACAAAGAACACTAGGGAAATCACACCCGTACGGAGACAATGGAATTACACACTCAGATGAAAGATAGCAAGATCAAGTAATACAAGTACACACAGGGAAACAGAGCAGGCATCATATTGAATCAACCTGCTGCACTATCATAGTACAGGTACTTGAAAGATAGAAAGATCAAGTAAATACAGCTACAATCACATGAAAGCGAAACCATTCAGTTCACCTAACTCAATATCTCTTCCCAAATCTATCTGGACCAGTGATTGGTAGGAATCTGAATCCTCTTAAACCATGAGGTTCTGCTTGCCTTGCAACAAGAAGCTGATAACTTTGCATATGACAATGTAGTAGTACAGTATCACAATGTTGTAACTTGCGACATCCTATCATGACTATGCAGTAACTTGTGACACCCTATCAAACATATTCAGATATCCTCCTATATAAGATAGATAATGACAAAACTAACAAAGTGCAACTCCATTTTTCATAGAACGCTTCCTCTTGGCAGCTGTAGTTTTTAGCTCTATAATCTTACAATTACAGACATAACTATAGTAGGGGGGTATCCGAGACTTCCATACTAGGACCTCAACATTCCCATTAGGCTTAACGCTTCCATACATAATATCTTGGATTCTTATCTTCGGAAACTCCTCTTCTGAAGAGCACTGATACTGATAAGAAACCATGAAATCTTCGGAAGGTTTTGCTATTCTTCCAAGACGTGCGGGTCTATTTTGGTTCAGAAGATCAAATGGATGCTCACCAAATTTGGAGAGAGATTTTTGGATGAACCCTCTCAAGAAGGTCAGAACCTTGGACCAATAGTGGATGTCAAAGTTGTCCCTCAGCAAACCAGAGGTGACGTTTGCGCCATTGAAGGAACCATTCAGCATCTTGGCTATCTCCATGGCCAGGTGCGCGAGCCTCGGGTGCATCTCAGGATCGATGCTTCCAAATGTAAGTGTCTTGAAGAAATACCAGTAAGCCTCATGGGATAGATACTTCAGAGTTAAAGCTCGTGTTGTTCCAAACTTTACTATCTTATCAGACCGGCTTGTGACTATGATTTTACTACCACTTGGCAGACACCGTTTAGAAGCAGAATACAACCTACTCCATGAATCTTCATTGATATCCCCAACTAACTCAACAACAACTAGCAATCTCTCGTCTTTGTTCGAGTCCGAAACACGATTATTATGTTTCACTGCACATCCTTCTCCGAAAGTAGCTAGCTCATCATCTGTAAAGCCACCGCCACTCAAGAACAAGATTTGTGAGAAACGATCCCGGATTCTTTCATCCTTGCAAACATGAGCGACAAGGGTGCTCTTGCCGACTTTGCCGGGACCGACAATTGGCAGGACCTCCAATTCTTCAGCACCATGAGGTTGTGTTTGCAACAAGAAGTTGACGACAAGTGCTGCTTCCATCTGGCGGCCATACATGCAGTTGCCTAGCAGGAGATGCATGCTATAAGGATGGCAGTACAGGCGAGGGTAGCTCGTCAAGAACGCGACCAACTCTTCCATATCATGGATCATGGAGCTCAAATAGTCAAACAACTCTTGCAGTTGTTCCAAAATCTGCGTTTTTCTACTGGAGAAACAGAAACCCTTCAGAGAATTTACTTTAGACAGAGACGAAGAGTGACTCACGACCTGATCTTTGGCGTCCTCCTTGTCATGAGATTGGTATCTGAAGGTGTCAAGCACGTAATATCCTCGGTACATGGCGCATCTCAGCATGTCCAGCTGGAGGAGCATAGCTTGGTTTGTGATGTGCCGCCCCATGGCCTCGTCGACAATGACCTGTGCTCGGAGCAGGACCCTGCGGAGGCGATCCTCCACCTCCAACGTCGTCGGCTTGGAGCTTCTGCTGATGAAGAAATTTATGGATCTAGTACTCAGCTCACTCAGAACTGCAGAAACGAAAATCTCCATTTGGGGACTTTCTCCTCAGGAAGATAACGCAGCAGGTGGAGAGAATGAACACTCAGCTGTAGAATGGCATGAGATGTCGCTGTGTACGACTCCAAGGAGAGCAAGGACGTATTAAGAACaactcagagagagagagagagagatgactAGTTAAAGTCATGCAAAAGATCTGTCCAGTCCAATAGTCGATGCACGCGATGTTTCATGTTTGACCTTTGGAACTCCTTTTGTCTTCGCCGGATTGGTCTGATTGACTTTTTCTCTCCCTCGTTGTGAACAAATACTACACTTTGAACAGGTACAGCTCTTGACTCTCCGGTTTTTGCTTAGTGCGCCATTACCATCTATGTAACTTCTCTGCAAAGCTGGCTTGCAACATGCAGTTCTTCAATTCCATATTCTCACCAGGACAGACTTGATCAAATACTGCTTCACTTTTCACATAATGAAAAGCATATGCTGCCCCTGCCTTCGCTTGTAACACTCCACCCCAAAATCCGCTTACCATCCAGCCTCCACGTGGGACTAATCCCACCATACTAACAACTGGGCTGGGGTCACGGTTTGAAAATGCAACGTTTATTGAGTGGTTATCATGATTACCGAGCTTACCTAGCCGCACCGATTTCA
This region includes:
- the LOC133892866 gene encoding putative disease resistance protein RGA3, which gives rise to MEIFVSAVLSELSTRSINFFISRSSKPTTLEVEDRLRRVLLRAQVIVDEAMGRHITNQAMLLQLDMLRCAMYRGYYVLDTFRYQSHDKEDAKDQVVSHSSSLSKVNSLKGFCFSSRKTQILEQLQELFDYLSSMIHDMEELVAFLTSYPRLYCHPYSMHLLLGNCMYGRQMEAALVVNFLLQTQPHGAEELEVLPIVGPGKVGKSTLVAHVCKDERIRDRFSQILFLSGGGFTDDELATFGEGCAVKHNNRVSDSNKDERLLVVVELVGDINEDSWSRLYSASKRCLPSGSKIIVTSRSDKIVKFGTTRALTLKYLSHEAYWYFFKTLTFGSIDPEMHPRLAHLAMEIAKMLNGSFNGANVTSGLLRDNFDIHYWSKVLTFLRGFIQKSLSKFGEHPFDLLNQNRPARLGRIAKPSEDFMVSYQYQCSSEEEFPKIRIQDIMYGSVKPNGNVEVLVWKSRIPPYYSYVCNCKIIELKTTAAKRKRSMKNGVALC